TTACTCTTAACAATATAAAACCCCAAAGAATTATTCTTCGGGGTTTTTGTTTTTAAATATCTTTTGCTATTTCCTTTCCTTCTCTCCTGCTCCACTCACTCCAGGAACCTACATACAAATCCGGAATGGGGAATCCGGCATAGTCCAGCGCTAAAATAGTATGGCAGGCAGTAACGCCCGATCCGCAGTGAATAATCAGATGTTCAGGTTTATTTTCTAATAACTTTCCATATTTTTCTTTTAAAACTTCAGGACTCAGAAAGTTTCCGTTTTCATCAAGATTTTCAGAAAAAGGAATATTGATCGCTCCCGGAATATGCCCGGCAACCAGATCAATAGGTTCTGATTCTCCCTTGTACCGGTAAGCATCTCTTACATCAATAACAGTAGAAGAATTATTATTCAAGTCACTTTCAACAATTTCAAGACTGGAAACAGGAAGACTCCAGTGATCTTTCTTGATTGAAGACACCTTATCAAATTTCTCTTCTCCCGAAGAAAACTCTAAACCAGCTTTTTCTGCAGCCTGCATTCCGCCATCAAGAACCTGTACGTTTTCAAACCCGAAAGATCTTAACATCCACCATGCTCTTGCCGCTGCATTTGAAGCATTTTTGTCGTCATAAACAACGAGATGAGCTCCTTCATAAATTCCAAGATCTGAAAGCGTTTCTGAAAACTTTTCTACAGAAGGAAGCGGGTGTCTGCCGCCAAAAGCTGCATTTTCTCCAATTTCAGCCAAATCTTTATCCAGATCAATGAATCTTGCTCCTTTAATATGTTTTTCAAGGTAATTCTGCTTTACATCTTTTCCGGTTCTTGCATCAAGAAGGATAAGATTTTCTACTGGAAGATTTTTTAGATCGGATGGGGAGATGATTGGAGACATTTTGTTGATTTTGGGGTTAATTTAAGTATGTTTTGGCTAAAGCCATATGTATTTCAATATAGTAAAGCGGGCTAAAGCCCGCTCCTATTGATTTTTATTCTTCACATCTATTTAAAAATGAAAAATATCCTTCGCTTTATTATAAGAGCTTTCAAAGTTCAGAAGGTTCAGTTTATGTTCTGCTTTTTCAACGCTCATAAAGTTGATCACCTGTTCTGTAGGCATATTTCCTACAAGATCATCCTTAGCCATAGGGCATCCTCCGATTCCTTTGATGGCACTATCAAATCTTCTGCAGCCTTTATCATAAGCCGCTTTTAATTTTGAATAGGAATCTTCATAACGGTTATGAAAGTGTCCTCCAAAGTTAATTTCAGGGTATTTTGAAGGTATTTTTTCAAACAAAAGAGCAATTGTTTCGGGAGTTGCCACTCCGGTAGTATCTGACAATAAAATATCTTTCACTCCGATATCTGAGAATCTCTGTGCCCACTGGTCAACATCTTCCCACTTCCACATTTCACCATATGGATTTCCAAAAGCCATAGAGAAATAGATATTAAGTTGTTTCCCTTCACTTTTTACCAGTTCAAGCATTTTAATGATTTCATCAAACGCTTCTTCCTGACTTTTATTGGTATTTCTGTGCTGAAAAGTTTCGGAAATAGAAAACGGAAAGCCCAGAATATCCACTGACTGGTGTTTCAATGCTTTTTCAGCACCTCTGTAGTTGCCAATAATTGCGGAAACTTTGGTTTTGGAGCGTGATTTATCAATATTTTTTGCCACCTCATCAGAGTCAGCCATTTGCGGAATTGCTTTCGGGGAAACAAAACTCAGACAATCCAATACATCAAAGCCAACATCCATCAAGGAGTTGATATAATCTATTTTTTTATCAGTAGGGATAAATTCTCCCCATCCCTGCATTGCATCTCTAGGACATTCGGTAAGAAACATTTTTACTTTTTGATTTTCTCAAATATAATAAAACTAAACTACTTAGTATACTGTACACACAAAGCTAACACTATTTTGATTTTCAAAGTTTTATATCTGATTAATAATTTCAATAACTGATATTAAATCGCAAATAACATATTCTCAGCATCAAATTTGCTAACTTTGTTAAAATTTATGATATCTGATGAGTACAATAGAATTCAACCCATTGTGGAAAGAAAAATTACTGAACCGTTTTCTTAGCTATGTAAAAATATATTCAACCAGCGATGCAGAGAGCGAAACAACACCTTCTACTCCTCGCCAGTGGGATATTGCCAATTATATTACTGAAGAGCTGAAAACCATCGGCCTGGAAAATGTTTCAATTGATGAGCATGGTTATATTATGGGATATGTTCCTTCTAACCTTGAAAATGATGACAGACCTACGATCGGATTTATTTCACACTATGATACTTCACCAGACTTCAGCGGAGAAAATGTAAAACCTCAGGTTTGGGAAAATTATGACGGCAATGATCTTCTTTTGAACCAGGCTACAGGATTCACATTATCCCCTTCAAGATTTGAAAGTTTAAAAAAATATATTGGCCAAACGTTAATTACTACTGACGGAACAACTCTTCTGGGTGCCGATGATAAAGCGGGTTGTGCAGAGATTGTAACAGCTGCAGAATATCTTATCGCCCATCCTGAAATCAAACACGGAAGAATTGCTATAGGATTTACTCCGGATGAAGAGATCGGAAGAGGAGCACATAAATTTGATGTAGCTAAATTTGGAGCAGAATGGGCTTATACTATGGACGGTGGGGAAGTTGGAGAACTGGAATATGAAAACTTCAACGCTGCCGGAGCTGTAGTAAAAATTCATGGATTGAGTGTACACCCAGGTTATGCTTACGGAAAAATGATCAATGCAGCGCTTTTAGCAGCTGAGTTTGCTCAAATGCTTCCGGCTAATGAAACTCCGGCAACGACAAAAGGTTTTGACGGGTTTTATCATTTAATGGAGATTACAGCTGATATCTCTGAAGCTAAACTTCAATACATTATCCGTGATCATGATGCAGATAAATTTGAAGCCAGAAAGAAATTCTTAGAAGGAAAAATCGCTGAATTCAATCAAAAGCATGGTGAAGGAACTGCTGAAGTTGAAATCAAAGAACAATACAGAAACATGAAGCAGCAGTTTGAAGGTAAAATGCATATTGTAGATCTTGCAGCAAAAGCAATGACTGAAGCAGGTATTGAGCCTAAGATCAAAGCAATCAGAGGAGGAACTGATGGTGCTCAGCTTTCTTATATGGGACTTCCATGCCCTAATATTTTCGCAGGAGGAATCAACTTCCACGGGCCATACGAATATGTAGCTCTGGAAAGCATGGAAAAAGCAACTGAAGTAATTATTAATATTGTAAAAGCT
This genomic window from Chryseobacterium viscerum contains:
- the pepT gene encoding peptidase T yields the protein MSTIEFNPLWKEKLLNRFLSYVKIYSTSDAESETTPSTPRQWDIANYITEELKTIGLENVSIDEHGYIMGYVPSNLENDDRPTIGFISHYDTSPDFSGENVKPQVWENYDGNDLLLNQATGFTLSPSRFESLKKYIGQTLITTDGTTLLGADDKAGCAEIVTAAEYLIAHPEIKHGRIAIGFTPDEEIGRGAHKFDVAKFGAEWAYTMDGGEVGELEYENFNAAGAVVKIHGLSVHPGYAYGKMINAALLAAEFAQMLPANETPATTKGFDGFYHLMEITADISEAKLQYIIRDHDADKFEARKKFLEGKIAEFNQKHGEGTAEVEIKEQYRNMKQQFEGKMHIVDLAAKAMTEAGIEPKIKAIRGGTDGAQLSYMGLPCPNIFAGGINFHGPYEYVALESMEKATEVIINIVKA
- a CDS encoding sulfurtransferase, translated to MSPIISPSDLKNLPVENLILLDARTGKDVKQNYLEKHIKGARFIDLDKDLAEIGENAAFGGRHPLPSVEKFSETLSDLGIYEGAHLVVYDDKNASNAAARAWWMLRSFGFENVQVLDGGMQAAEKAGLEFSSGEEKFDKVSSIKKDHWSLPVSSLEIVESDLNNNSSTVIDVRDAYRYKGESEPIDLVAGHIPGAINIPFSENLDENGNFLSPEVLKEKYGKLLENKPEHLIIHCGSGVTACHTILALDYAGFPIPDLYVGSWSEWSRREGKEIAKDI
- a CDS encoding hydroxymethylglutaryl-CoA lyase; amino-acid sequence: MFLTECPRDAMQGWGEFIPTDKKIDYINSLMDVGFDVLDCLSFVSPKAIPQMADSDEVAKNIDKSRSKTKVSAIIGNYRGAEKALKHQSVDILGFPFSISETFQHRNTNKSQEEAFDEIIKMLELVKSEGKQLNIYFSMAFGNPYGEMWKWEDVDQWAQRFSDIGVKDILLSDTTGVATPETIALLFEKIPSKYPEINFGGHFHNRYEDSYSKLKAAYDKGCRRFDSAIKGIGGCPMAKDDLVGNMPTEQVINFMSVEKAEHKLNLLNFESSYNKAKDIFHF